GCTATCGCTGGTTTGTGTTCGATTGGTATACCATTCGCATTTCTTTTTTGGGGAGAACTCCATACTTCTCCAAGTCTTGCGGCTATTATCAATGGAACCGTTCCTCTCTGGACAATGATAATAGGGATTTTGTTTTTCAATGGAGCAAAAGAAGTTACTAGGCTAAAACTTGTTGGTCTCGTTCTTGGAATAACTGGAATTGTGATTATATTTTTTCCGAAGATTAAATTCTCTGGAAGTGACTTAGAAATTTATGGCCTTATTTCAATTATGTTTATGGCAATTTTCTATGCAATTGGAATTAATTTAAATAAAACCCTACTGAGCGGGCATAAATATATTCTTGGAAGTCGGAATACAATTATTCAGCAATTGTCTTCGCTTGTCCTATTGTTCGTTTTAACGCTCGCAATTGATGGAGTGCCAGAGGTTTCAAAGATCATGAATTTATCAGCATCGGGGAGTATTATCTATCTTTCTTTATTTTCTACGTGCTTTGCCTTTATCATATTCTACAAACTCATTGAACACTTTGGCGCAGTTAAGGCATCGACAGTTACATTCTTTGTTCCTGCCGTTGCACTTATTCTTGATGGGATCATTTATAATAGA
The Bacteriovorax sp. Seq25_V genome window above contains:
- a CDS encoding DMT family transporter, translated to MLNYLYFALLALFWGGSFVAIKNLIGEIPSFTSAFYRVLFSVLFLSIIYIKKLNIDFKNDLAKKEILNSAIAGLCSIGIPFAFLFWGELHTSPSLAAIINGTVPLWTMIIGILFFNGAKEVTRLKLVGLVLGITGIVIIFFPKIKFSGSDLEIYGLISIMFMAIFYAIGINLNKTLLSGHKYILGSRNTIIQQLSSLVLLFVLTLAIDGVPEVSKIMNLSASGSIIYLSLFSTCFAFIIFYKLIEHFGAVKASTVTFFVPAVALILDGIIYNRSLELYESTGAATIFLSMYFLKDRKIT